The DNA sequence GAGAAAATCTacatcatttaataatatatagctagatttataaattagtaaaaaaaaaatatatatatgtatatatatatacctatatttattgtaaattatgtAGCAGAACTTTTATCTagtttaaattgataaagttTAACAGTTGATAAgctttgattattaattaaaatgtccaCAGAAACTCCACTATGGCTGCTGTTACAAATAGCGCCGATAAAGAACGAGCGGGATTTGGTGGTGCTGTTTCTCCTGACGTTTCGGGATATAACGGCGCTAAAGCAACCGATCGAGACGGACGACAACAAAGGCGGTCTTTCAAAGTTTGCGAAACTCGCGAGATCTGTAACGAGATCACGATCTGTTTTAGTTTCACAGTTCAGCTCCCACATACCCGCTGTCAAAGACACCTTGCCTATGACGACGAAACAATCTCATATTGGTCATGTAAGCATTTGATGGATTGACTGTGCATTTTTAtggtacactgtaaaaaattaccggagtaaattcggagtaaATGAAGAGCGggtgactgtttatttatttaatctcttGAGAATGACATTTACTCCAAAGgggtttaatttaaaattgaaattccagtttggagtaaaatttactcctaaaaggagtttattttaatattaaagctccgaatcggagtaaattcggagttAATGAAGAGTggatgactatttatttatgtaatccCTTGAGAATGACATTTACTCCAAAAgggtttaatttaaaattcaaattccagtttggagtaaaatttattcttaaaaggagtttattttaatattaaagctccgaatcggagtaaattcggagttAATGAAGAGTggatgactatttatttatgtaatccCTTGAGAATGACATTTACTCCAAAGgggtttaatttaaaattcaaattccagtttggagtaaaatttattcttaaaaggaatatattttaatattaaagctCCGAATCGGAGTAAATCTGGAGTAAATGAAGAGTggatgactatttatttatttaattccctttTTAAACTCCAGGACTCCAAATGACGGATcgaaataaaatctgtaatcACTTCGAATTAACtcgcaattttttacagtgtatgaaCTATGAACTATCTTAATATGAACTAACTTCTTAcatgtatacatttttattgttcGCTCTAGATGATATCATTAAATTCCGACGTAATGCCGCAGTACCGTCAAGAAGCGCCAAAAACTCCACCGCACATTTTACTTCATTACTGTGCATTCAAAGCGATCTGGGACTGGATAATCCTTTGTTTGACATTCTATACAGCAATTATGGTCCCGTATAATGTGGCCTTCAAGAACAAAACCAGTGAAGATGTTTCATTGCTTGTAGTTGACAGCATCGTTGACGTTATATTCTTCATAGACATTGTGCTCAACTTCCATACGACTTTCGTCGGCGCCGGTGGCGAAGTCGTCTCCGATCCAAAAGTATATTTAACTTAGTAACTTAATCCATCGGCttatcaatttacaatttattaattaattatgtaattatttcattaaaggTGATAAggatgaattatttaaagtccTGGTTCATAATAGACTTGCTGAGCTGTCTGCCTTATGACGTTTTCAATGCCTTCGATCACGACGAAGACGGCATAGGAAGTCTTTTTTCAGCTCTTAAAGTTGTAAGATTGCTAAGACTGGGACGAGTCGTCCGTAAACTGGATCGTTATTTAGAATATGGAGCAGCTATGCTGATTTTATTGCTGTGTTTCTACATGTTGGTTGCACACTGGCTTGCCTGTATCTGGTATGTCATATTAAGGTGATTCTTCAGCGGGTATTTCAAGTCACGCGcacattataattattatcctactatttttattattattattgttattattaacaaaacaaaatttcatataatttttatacaagtGTGCGAATAGTTCAAACTTACGAATTCATATCGAATcgaataattacaaattttttttgaatgacttaaaattttaatattttttccaaaaactcAAATTTCGGTCGAAGTAAAAAGAACTCAGACACGAAtcaacgaaaattttttttcttttggtcGCTTTATAAACTAAGCtctctattaaataaaaattgaatatttgaaagctgatccaaatttttcttattcgaATCGAGTTATTtgaagttacaaataattttaaaatctacgtATCCCAAGCAGTAAACTTTACTTTGTGCCATCTATAAGATATCAGTTTTTTGACAGATCGATAGGACAGcaaaatgttgacaaaacgatcagaaatttatgtcattGAAAAATGTCTGCTTAAAAGACTTAACACAAGTGACGTCAAAAATTAAGTTACAAATAAGTCATCtaaacgattttttaattgaaatgtcTTTTTTaagaaaggaaaaataaaaaaaattctctatagCTCCTAGGATCAACATCCGCatgtcttatttatataaaaaaatttgactttgacaaaaaaaaatttgtcatccttttaaaagacatcttaaagtcggctgcccaatttcaaagCACAGTaacacaaaaacaaaatttttgaaatatgtagTGATTGATATTCACAAGACAAGGaactaaaaatagtaaaaaatttatttttaaaaattagtccTTTACTTTGTTCTGAAATCGGGCAACCGAAGTTGTCTCTGTGTAGTTTGAAAAGTTacgaataattttcaaatttttcgattcgAATTTAAAATCGAACAGAATTCGCACaccctaattttttttttaatattataaatgtgCGGTGAACTTTGATAGAGCTCTAGCTATATagtcactaaaaaataaaaaccgttTGGTATAaaaacgtgaaaaataatgtgtTATTCTGATCACGATCATTGTGTGCATCATATTGCTTTCAAGGTACTCGATAGGAAGGTCAGACGCGGATGGAGGCGTTCAATACTCGTGGCTGTGGAAGCTCGCGAACGTGACACAATCACCTTACAGTTATCTATGGACTAACGCGAGTACAGTACCAGAGTTAGTTGCTGGACCATCGAGACGTACAATGTACGTTACAGCACTTTACTTCACTATGACTTGTATGACTTCCGTCGGTTTTGGTAACGTCGCCGCTGAAACAGACaacgaaaaaatattcactATCTGCATGATGATTATTGCCGGTACTTACTTTATGTTcatcacaatataaatataaatacttgtTATGAGAtgttatgaatataaatttattaacttactACTCATTGATATTCACTTCTGACTAATATCTTAACCCGACGGTTGTAGCTCTTCTCTATGCGACCATCTTCGGACATGTTACGACAATAATCCAGCAGATGACCTCGGCAACTGCCAAGTACCACGACATGCTCAACAATGTTAGAGAATTCATGAAGCTACACGAGGTACCAAAAGCTCTTAGCGAACGAGTTATGGATTACGTTGTAAGCACATGGGCTATGACTAAGGGTCTCGATACTGACAAAGTACTAAATTATTGCCCAAAAGACATGAAGGCCGATATTTGTGTTCATTTAAATCGTAAGGTCTTTAATGAACATCCAGCTTTCAGgtaattgttgttattattattaattacgagCCTCATCCCCTACATGACTACTCGAGCCTCTACTAAATTTATCGAAtaccatttaaatttaattgcttgTTAAATCCTTagcaatttattttcacatatttatttatttttatcatttgcacctgtgtaaaaaaaattgcttacaaaaaagtttgtaacagtgaacttaaaaatttgggACGATTCTGAATGTTgagttgatcatttttttaactttaagaAAAGGCAGGAGTAGGATTTTAAATTCCAGGCTTCTTTATTACAAAGTTCTTATAAGATGTCGAAAAACTTCATAATcggttttagttttaatttttttttttttttttaatacttcaaattagaaaaattttaaagtcgaAATATTTTTGCTTGAATAAATGTTCCGAATAAGTACTCAGTCGAGAGGAGttataaaaatgatcaactaaaaattcaaaactgtctctaattttgaaattcgcggttatgaactttttttgaatatttttagaatgagtttttttttatacgtcaATTTAATGAAACAAATCTCATTCGTTTGCAAAcaataagtttttgaaaattgtatcATGgcattttcagaaaaaaatcaaaatacgctcaaattgtttttttcatcagttatctaatatttttttctaattctaaTATATCTCCACTACAATTAAAGATACAAAAAGAAactgatatatttatacggTAAAAATTTCCAGACTGAATGCGGAtcaaatccggagtgaatgaagcggatgactatttatttaatctcctTTGAGTGAAATTCCCTCcgaaggaaaattttttctcatattGAAACTCCAGTTCGgggattttaataaaagctaGATTATTCTGCTGAAAACCCAAACTCATATTTACTCTGTATGCGGagagattttttatataaactccGAAAATCcgagtaaattcaaatttaaacaaactcagcaaatgatcctgaagttaacagacaattactaatttttgtattttattttttcaacacttgtagaaaataaaaaaaaaattattaaacgttggctaacttcagtatcgtAATCCgcaatcactccgaattcacttccgattttttacagtatcaattttaattactcatctATTTTTTACTGGCATACACCGGATTCATTTGATAACTATTTGCTTGTACAGCAACATAGACCGTAATTGTTATTCTGATACAAGTTATTGTTGACGATGAGAAACAATGAGAGCTTTTGTGTTGCAGATTGGCCTCAGACGGTTGTTTGCGTGCCCTGGCGATGCATTTTACAATGTCACACAGTGCTCCGGGAGATTTGCTGTATCACACAGGCGAATCCATAGACTCGTTGTGCTTCATTGTTACCGGTAGCCTCGAGGTCATCCAGGACGACGAGGTCGTGGCGATCCTCGGCAAGGGCGATGTGTTCGGCGACAGTTTTTGGAAAGACTCCGCCGTTGGACAAAGTGCTGCTAATGTGCGTGCACTTACCTACTGCGATCTCCACACGATAAAGCGCGACAGATTGCTCGAGGTTCTGGATTTTTATCAAGCCTTCGCGAATTCCTTCGCAAGAAATCTCGTCTTGACTTACAATCTACGTCACAGGGTGAATTTtatctattcaaataaattttaaaattcaaattaacattttagatactttgtttatttaatatttatacatttattgcacagtggtttttaaaatttacacagatatttatcagacaacgattcatatattatatatttaaaagaacGTATAGATTCGGTGGGTTATTATTTATGTCttcgttttattttactttttaataatttcatatttattttttttgtacgatTTATCGATAGTAAAAGACAGAAAGAAGTAAACAGATGGTTGAAATAGCGAGAGTAGTTTTCCCTCAAGATGACCGAGCTCTTTCAACCCTTCAAATTCAGtggaagtaaataaatgaaatactaTCTGAGAGAATAATTTATGGTTTTACTTCTCTGACTTATAAAAttcccttttatttttttatttatccatcTCTCAATAATGTATTCCCTCGAGTCGTtacaatttatcgttttttactttctttaatgagggaaaaaaaattacaccgaGTTTATTACATTTCTGATATTTCTGCTCCCGTGCTCGTAAGGGTcgcgttgaaaaaaaaaaataaaattcgtttttttattgatatcgTATGtgtagataaatattaaaacctAAATGATGAAGCAGTAGTTCGATGTGTTAATCTGACATTGAGCCACATGAGAAACTCGCAAATGACAACGAGGACGAGAAAATGGTCTagtcttttttatttcttaaaccaTCGCTGTGCATTTTACGACCCGCTAACTCAAGCATAACTTGTGAAGCGGGATCCTGATCCAAGATAGATCTAGAGTCACGTGTACCGACCGCCTCAGCATCTGGCACTGCTCCAACACCCCAGACCTCCAAATGTTTTATTGTAAAGTTTTCTTTACCACTgagttgtatataattttgaaatgtcGTGCATGATATACTTGATCTTCCAGTTCCGTAATCACAATCTAGCCAAAGGCCGGGATAATTGAGCTGACCACCAACTAACAAACCATTTGGCATTGTCTGTtggtgtaaatttaaatactgatAATGATTGTTGTAACCACTTGAGGAGAATGTCAGTATGTCTGGTTcaagtttgaataaaaaacacGATGGGTTACCCACAAAATTTGGACCAAGTGACCAATTATCGGACGAAAATGCACCAAAGACATGGTCATCAGTGTcctgtataataattatcgttgCGCCTTGCATTGATATGCGTCCTAGCATCGTTGAAAATGATTCCCCGTGGACCTGACTCGAGAATAGAAATCGCCACTCTTTTCTTAACTCATGGGGCAAACTGAGATTTAGAAATAACACGTCGCCCAGGCCGAGAATGCTTGGAAAATGTGGTATATTTTCTAATCCCTTACAAATTGGCAATAAATTTAGGTCGTTAATACGTGCGCCTGTGTTTTTATCaccttttttttgtgataCCAAAAAGAGACACTGGAATACGTGGGATTGGATCTCTTTAAAGGTCGAACAGACACTAAACCATGACTCAATAGTATCTACTGTTAAATTATCACCGTGTTTAATTAAATCCTCACAAAGGCTCTTTGAGCGCACGGCAATCCTTCGTGTGTTAACAGTACATCCAATAGTACTCCAActtaaataatgattattaccACAGTTTTTTTGCAATCTCAGGTACGAGTTAATAGTCGCTTGTATGTACTGAAGAAATGTTGATGTTggtatttcatatttttgttCTTCCTCAATAAACCCttcgaatattaattttgtgcGCTCCTCTGGACTACCGCGAATTGCAAATACGTAAAGTCTACCAAAGTTTTCGCCGTTTATTGCAGATACTTTTTTACCGGGATCGTGACATAGAAAACGCACGACAAATTGTAACAAAATGTCATCCAGATGAATAGACCagtgtttaaaaatatcttctcGTTTTATTGAGCCTGAACTACGGGACATGGACTTGAAAAGATTTTCCACAAGAGTCAACTCCTCAGATGACAGTATATTAGCTGAGGAAGCTGAACGACTTGATCCATGACCcatctgttgaaaaaaaataataaataaataaatattttatataaaatttattatgacagtcggtaggaaatttttttttaggtcaaTATTTAACCAGGCTGAGAAAAGtttacgattatttttaaacaaaagcctcaagaaatatttaaaagttaatttaaaagtttatatttgaattattttatactgttttatttaaacttgggTATCAACAACTTTATAAGAaactttaattcaaaaaacgATATTATCGGTAACATTGATTACTGagttgatattttattcatacagTAACttgagaataaattttatcaattcttcGAGGCACCTGGGGACAGAACTTAATTACAAGATAGAAttcttatcaataaaattattattatttttaaatgacataATGATAAGACTTGATCCGAAATTAGCTGCGGcctaatttttggaatttatttaaaccgataaattataaaaaaaaattatttttaaaaattgcacttatagttttttaaattttctacatgagcatatttttttttttttttttttttttttttttaattgatttgtttaaaaaaaaatacgaaaattgttgtctgttaacttcagaatcataaaaaaaactcatgtagaaaattaaaaaagctataggtgaaatttttgaaaaatttttttagatttattgttttgaaaaaaataaaaaaaattattaaatgtctgGTAACTTCagtttcatttgaaaaaaatgagttttcgCAACCACCTTGAgaattcaaacaaaataaacattatttataaataaataccttttACAGTGGAAGTAAATATGTCATCCACCTGCTTAGCTACgtatgaaaatcaaaatttattatctccATCAAGAGAATCCCCAAACAACGTGATATGTCATTTCTTTAAtggacaattaaattttcacatgTCGACAGACATTTTCGAtgagtttttatatatttccagTCATTTTACTACGCGGAACTCCatgtcaatttaaataaaatttagtatagagttaatgaaatatttatataaattaaatatatataggtatatatattttgaggtTAAATCACTTGTTCAACCAAGCAGTAGCTCCACTCTGTGCTTGCGACAAGAAACTACGAGTTGGTTTTATCGACTCGTAAAAGTTGCGCAAGCGCAATTTATTTCTCTACCTCATTTtcagtgaattaaaaaaaaaagttaatatcgTACATTATCtactttttctatttacttcaatttgaatttttcgtttcgccaaatttaattaaaaaattaaaattggattttcttataaatttttcttgaatttcttcatcgaaatgaaatttttcaaattttaaatttatactaaaatgaaataattatttttaattatcaattgacgaattatttttttaaaaaatgtttcagcgattgaaaaatatttaaaaaatgaaaattaacttGGTATGAATttgtataaattcaaataattttatcttatggaaattattgtaaatatcttcattaaaataaagtagtttgaatttaaaatcctcagatattaaatataaaaattaacaataacaattaaacattttttattttttaattatcagttttatgttgattaataattaaaagttttattacttCGTAGATTATTTTCGTAAAAGtcactcaagaatttttttttttaattaaaaaaacttgtaatatttgaattttaaatacggaaaaaaactgcagtaaaaaattaaaattgaaggAATTACTAccctactaaaaaaaatccatatgagAATCCAGCCTAGATTCCTATATGGGTTTCCCCATGGCGTTTTCGCATAGATTCCCATataattttctgttcttttatttatgtatgcgTATCAATAGACAATAGACATAGAAATCCAGATACCCCagattccataaaaatttcttatataaaaACCCATATTCCTATATTAAATTCCCATAAAGAAACCCATAAAGAATCCAGGTatcagacatcagacaaatttaaaattatcaataaatagactaaataattcaaaaaattaaatttaaaaaaaatgcaattattaatttcaaaattttttaaatgcgtattttttaaaaattttatttgattaattatttactctatttattagtaatttaaaatttgtcatgtctgctacatttacgcTCATAATCCAGGTACCCACTGTTTCCTATGTGGATTTCCTATATGGGAATTCAAATACCCATGGATTTCTCCATGGATTCTTATATTAATTCATACACTCCTATATTAATCCCTATGGGTTCTCATGGAATcccacatggatttttttgatagggtatagatactaaattttaaagtctctagtgtatttttaattgaaagaaaCTCATGaatgaatcatttttaaaaactgaaaaaagttttatacgaaactgtaataattgcaaaataattactacgtctaaaaaataatataatttttccatgAACCGTCtgttaatttcatatatataaaaacaattattcatattaggttcaaatattattttacttgggcGGGCAATAATATCCCAGCAGGTAAAAGTTATCCAACCAAAAGTGAATAACTTCcggtttattattacaatgaactttatttaaatttactagacgttaaaaaaattttaaaagaaaaaatatagatattaatttaaaataaaatatttttttttgtaaaatgagtATCAGTGTATGAAATAATCGTTAATTAACTGtcaaataagtaattttaactgTTTTTCAGCTCATATTTCGAAAAGTCGCGGATGTACGTCGGGAAAAGGAGCTTGCAGAGCGAAGGAAAAATGAGCCTCAATTGGACCAGACACAGGATCACCTCGTGCGAAAAATATTCTCGAGGTAAGGatcatttattactttacaGGCAATATCactcattattaaaaataataaaaataaaaaatagtaataaagtATAAAGTACGGCATAAAAatccatttaatattttttctaataaattgcttcattaaataaaaataaaatgcataTTCTCGTgtactaattaatattaaatgttaaaaggaagcaataaagaataaaaaaaaatttttataagcacaataataaataaaataagaacaCACACGCGAGAAAACGGATTTGCGACGCTCGAGATGTTGATATGAAAATTCTGCTCCGgttattaaagttatttattattgattttaaagttaaatttatttattcatatataagtTTGTCAACATGCATGGgagtgataataattatttaattataaggcGTTCGCTAATCCGTAGTAGACCTTAAATATTAAGTACTcttaaattagtatattaattaaaatttaattactaagtaGTACgtattagtaattatataaaataaaataaaatataataaataaataataatgataacataTGAGGATAACAATAATATGTAATGGTGATAACACCAAGTGTTGATCTCGTGGCTGAATACTGTGCCCAAAAAGGTTCAAGCCCGATGAAGTTTCTCACGTTGGTACACCACGAACACCAAGTCGAAGGCCACAGGATTCTGATGAGGAGCTCACAGTCAACGTCCTTCCACCATGGCCCAGTTTTAGgcaatttcatttattacgtatttatttaatatctacatttttttatgccattttttcttgctatgtatttattattattattatcatcattattattatgattattattaattatatttgagtAATTTATTCCTTGTAtcaattgtcattattatttttattattattaaataaatttggtaCTCTAATAAAtagactaaatttttttttatttttttttttattgataattattttaaactagtttttttttacaccgtaTAGTAGttcttgtttattattttactattaatttttgacgCTCCAGAAgactcaataatatttttaaaaaattcccggCAGTTTTAGAACTTCCTGAAATGTTTTAGAAACTATTAGAATTTTGTATAATGTTCCGAACAGTTTTAtaagttttgtaatttaacATTCTGATGAAACTAATTTATGGACACAACTCAAATAATATAcagaatttaaactttaatataataacataaattattttattttcacaatgTTTACATTGTCATTTAAAGTAAACAGCTCAATATTTATCCTGATcgctaaaaaaaacaaatttaattaattaataaaaatgaaattagaaTAACTAAACTAAAATTACTTTGTACTAAATGTTGTCCGAAGTGTAAATGTATGTCATGTAAATTTcagagtgaaaataataattttccgaGCCCTCGTATTTGAGTaccaattaaataaactaattaactttaattttcttcCTATTTTTATCGCTTTTTCGTAtcttttaatgtaattattatctattgtttcactttattttttattactattatttaattacaataatatataactcTTATTGTTATTAGCaaaactattatatatttttatttacttttattactgctctatttaaaatataatccattgtcattattattattattataatatcttttttaaaaataataatgttattatCCATATATTTAAcccatatttaaatatacaaaatataattattattataattatcatatattagtGGACTATACGTAATTATTCATGTATACGGGCGAGAGAAACTTTTAATACGtatgacaataaattattatcattgtcattagatttttctttcaaactttTGATACTCATTTTTcattctaatttattattattattacatatatatatatatttaaattaactaccAAAAATCTATATGATAATGTCTGCGACGCTTTTTATCTatcaca is a window from the Microplitis demolitor isolate Queensland-Clemson2020A chromosome 4, iyMicDemo2.1a, whole genome shotgun sequence genome containing:
- the LOC103578171 gene encoding MTOR-associated protein MEAK7, translated to MGHGSSRSASSANILSSEELTLVENLFKSMSRSSGSIKREDIFKHWSIHLDDILLQFVVRFLCHDPGKKVSAINGENFGRLYVFAIRGSPEERTKLIFEGFIEEEQKYEIPTSTFLQYIQATINSYLRLQKNCGNNHYLSWSTIGCTVNTRRIAVRSKSLCEDLIKHGDNLTVDTIESWFSVCSTFKEIQSHVFQCLFLVSQKKGDKNTGARINDLNLLPICKGLENIPHFPSILGLGDVLFLNLSLPHELRKEWRFLFSSQVHGESFSTMLGRISMQGATIIIIQDTDDHVFGAFSSDNWSLGPNFVGNPSCFLFKLEPDILTFSSSGYNNHYQYLNLHQQTMPNGLLVGGQLNYPGLWLDCDYGTGRSSISCTTFQNYIQLSGKENFTIKHLEVWGVGAVPDAEAVGTRDSRSILDQDPASQVMLELAGRKMHSDGLRNKKD